The following are encoded together in the Girardinichthys multiradiatus isolate DD_20200921_A chromosome X, DD_fGirMul_XY1, whole genome shotgun sequence genome:
- the LOC124862440 gene encoding guanylyl cyclase C-like, which yields MLQHNGEVGCVMLGPSCTYATYQLVDEAIGLTLSIPIISAGSFGLSCDYKPKLTRILPPARKIIDLLLNFRNEELEFKPIWKKFFVYKKESNSAEDCFWYINALEAPSSRFASQADRRMLRSQKELEMALTSSNQHSNIFILCGGPNDILSIKKNLTHIHPDTLFILLDVFNPVYYVNDTSPDGMQDVLIVTLPRRNYAYVSNTSFNNTINDYVAGYHDGALLFGKVLRERMLGHETDKDSEDGSLNYNPFGNVTFEGMGGHYVLDEYGDRDANFSFIYTSVLTGKYETLLVFDTSQNKTIEKHPNPALGWKGKLPYDEPDNSEGLDREDVIVIVLGVIVVVVTAIALIFYRQNRKERLMQKKWSHINPHQIGPLDEKEVSLKIDEDKRKDSTYFRQRGCYDKKPVILKEMKQADGDFTPEQKIELNTLLRIDYYNLTKFYGTVKFEYGVFGVFELCQRGSLRHILSDRISYPDETFMDMEFKISVMYDIAKGMSYLHSSNIGVHGRLKSTNCVVDNRMVVKITDFGCHTILMPGRDLWTAPEHLRKDGVTQKGDVYSYGIIAHEIILRKTPFYTQCCSNSAEKIHRVQHPIGNHLFRPDLYFEGVSEREIELYMLIKNCWDEDPERRPDFKKIELTLGKIFSNLHNQATETYMDNLIRRLQMYSRTLECLVEERTALYKAERDRADRLNFMLLPGSVVRSLKETGRVEPELFEEVTIYFSDIVGFTTLCHYSTPMEVVDMLNEIYKNFDSILDHHDVYKVETIGDAYMVASGLPKRNGNRHAVDIAHMALDILSFVGTFKLQHLPGIPLWIRIGMHSGPCAAGVVGNKMPHYCLFGDTVNTASRMESTGLPLRIHVSQPTIKILQRTDCKFEFEKRGETYLKGKGKEMTYWLTGITGRKYNLPTPPTAENFQRLQQDLADMIVSSLEKHRAGKEGFEKRKTLSTRIRWRDTNGNLQKESSPEYFHLAVTDSPSTFL from the exons ATGTTGCAGCACAATGGTGAAGTTGGATGTGTCATGCTGGGACCTTCATGTACTTATGCCACCTACCAATTAGTGGA TGAAGCAATCGGCTTGACCCTGAGCATCCCCATCATCTCTGCTGGGAGCTTCGGCCTCTCATGTGACTACAAGCCCAAACTCACTCGGATTTTGCCTCCAGCTCGAAAAATCATTGATTTACTCCTAAACTTTAGGAATGAAGAGCTGGAATTTAAGCCTATCTGGAAAAAATTCTTCGTGTACAAAAAGGAGAGCAATTCAGCTGAAGACTGCTTCTG GTACATCAATGCACTGGAAGCACCGTCTTCAAGATTTGCCTCACAAGCAGACAGGAGGATGCTGCGGAGTCAAAAAGAGCTGGAGATGGCCTTGACGTCTTCAAACCAGCACAGCAATA tttttattttatgtggcGGCCCAAATGACATTCtttcaataaaaaagaatttgACCCATATTCACCCAGACACCTTGTTCATTCTTCTTGATGTTTTCAA CCCTGTGTATTATGTCAATGACACGTCCCCTGACGGGATGCAAGATGTCCTCATTGTCACTCTGCCACGAAGAAACTATGCCTATGTATCAAACACATCATTCAACAACACG ATAAATGACTATGTGGCTGGATATCATGATGGAGCTCTGCTCTTTGGGAAAGTGCTCAGAGAAAGGATGCTCGGCCATGAAACCGACAAGGACTCTGAAGACGGGTCATTGAATTATAACCCATTTGGAAATGTTACTTTTGAGG GTATGGGAGGACACTATGTGCTTGATGAGTATGGAGACAGAGATGCAAACTTCTCTTTCATTTACACATCAGTCCTCACCGGGAAG TATGAAACGCTGCTAGTGTTTGATACATCACAGAACAAAACCATCGAAAAGCACCCAAACCCTGCTCTGGGTTGGAAAGGCAAACTTCCATATGATGAACCTGATAATTCAGAAG GCTTGGATAGGGAGGACGTTATTGTGATCGTTTTGGGTGTCATTGTTGTGGTGGTGACAGCCATCGCTCTCATCTTCTACAG GCAGAACAGGAAGGAGCGTCTAATGCAGAAGAAGTGGTCCCACATCAATCCACACCAGATTGGTCCTCTTGATGAGAAGGAGGTCTCTCTGAAG ATTGATGAAGATAAGCGGAAGGACAGCACATACTTCAGACAGCGAGGCTGCTATGACAAGAAG CCTGTAATCCTGAAAGAGATGAAACAGGCAGATGGAGATTTCACACCGGAACAAAAAATTGAACTCAACACT CTGTTGCGGATCGATTACTACAACCTAACCAAGTTTTACGGCACTGTGAAGTTTGAGTACGGTGTCTTTGGGGTGTTTGAGCTCTGCCAGAGGGGGTCCCTCAGG cacatTCTCAGTGACCGGATATCCTACCCAGATGAAACCTTCATGGACATGGAGTTTAAGATATCAGTCATGTATGACATTGCAAAG GGCATGTCGTACCTTCACTCGAGTAATATTGGAGTCCACGGTCGCCTCAAATCCACCAACTGTGTGGTCGATAACCGCATGGTTGTCAAGATCACCGACTTTGGCTGCCACACCATTCTGATGCCAGGCAGAG ATTTGTGGACAGCTCCAGAGCATCTCCGTAAAGACGGCGTGACACAGAAAGGCGATGTTTACAGCTACGGCATCATCGCACATGAGATCATTCTGAGGAAAACCCCATTTTATACCCAGTGCTGCTCTAACTCTGCAG AGAAAATTCACAGAGTCCAGCATCCCATAGGCAACCACCTTTTCAGACCTGACCTCTACTTTGAAGGTGTATCAGAGAGAGAAATTGAG CTTTACATGCTGATAAAGAACTGCTGGGATGAAGACCCTGAACGAAGGCCAGATTTCAAGAAGATAGAGTTAACACTGGGAAAGATTTTCAG CAACTTGCACAACCAAGCCACCGAGACATACATGGACAACCTAATTCGTCGTCTGCAGATGTACTCCAGGACTTTGGAGTGTTTAGTTGAGGAGAGAACGGCTCTGTACAAAGCTGAGAGAGATAGAGCAGATCGCCTGAACTTCATGCTGCTGCCTGG TTCTGTGGTGCGCTCTCTAAAGGAGACGGGCAGAGTGGAGCCGGAGCTGTTCGAGGAGGTGACCATCTACTTCAGCGACATTGTGGGATTCACCACCCTCTGCCACTACAGCACCCCCATGGAGGTGGTAGACATGCTGAATGAAATCTACAAGAACTTTGATAGCATTTTGGATCACCATGATGTCTACAAG GTTGAGACCATAGGAGATGCCTACATGGTTGCATCAGGGTTACCCAAGCGAAATGGCAACAGGCATGCGGTGGATATCGCCCATATGGCCCTAGACATACTGTCATTTGTGGGAACTTTTAAGCTTCAGCACCTGCCAGGGATTCCTCTGTGGATCCGTATTGGAATGCATTCAG GTCCCTGTGCAGCAGGAGTGGTTGGAAACAAGATGCCTCACTACTGTCTTTTTGGGGACACGGTGAACACGGCTTCTCGCATGGAGTCTACAGGCCTGC CTCTGAGGATTCATGTGAGCCAGCCCACAATCAAAATTCTGCAAAGGACAGACTGCAAGTTTGAGTTTGAAAAAAGAGGAGAGACATACCTAAAG GGTAAAGGCAAGGAGATGACCTACTGGTTAACAGGCATAACAGGAAGAAAATACAACCTGCCCACACCGCCAACAGC TGAGAACTTCCAGCGgctccagcaggacttggcagaCATGATTGTATCCAGTCTAGAGAAGCACCGAGCTGGAAAAGAGGGCTTCGAAAAGAGGAAGACCTTGTCCACTAGAATCCGTTGGAGAGACACCAACGGCAACCTGCAGAAGGAGAGCTCACCAGAGTACTTTCACCTGGCCGTCACCGACAGTCCCAGCACCTTCCTGTGA